From a region of the Balaenoptera musculus isolate JJ_BM4_2016_0621 chromosome 15, mBalMus1.pri.v3, whole genome shotgun sequence genome:
- the ITPRIPL2 gene encoding inositol 1,4,5-trisphosphate receptor-interacting protein-like 2: MSVHYTLNLRVFWPLVTGLCTALVCLYHVLRGSGGARTEPPEGADGGFPLLKVAVLLLLGYILLRCRHAVRQRFLPGSPRLGGHSAFSPRHLREPSLDILLESYYEHEVRLSPHVLGHSKAHVSRIVGELVRAGRARGSPGPIPGGALALAFRGDFIQVGSAYEQHKIRRPDGFDVLVPLRLPPLVALEPRSLGAEPALAPAFHGCFVCALKAPPGASGGHWLRDCKAFADGFCVDVRGRRHLSAPLVLRWFQSHLQRSLATVRYSLEGRCRVSLTPGGLEQPPTLHVLPCRTDYGCCRLSMAVRLIPAVHLGDSVFLVAPPPPPSPVGPLSELPGGLRADALWGVNTARQEQKLLSWLQERAPPGACYLKCLQLLKALRDLGARGLDPTAATQWGRILSSYVLKTVLLAALLRQGAPAQGWDEAHLGERLEELVQFLRDCLLRRRTLFHCVLGPGGAAAEVGPLPKVLREATPVDLLATFDRQARELAAARLLSTWRRLPQLLRAYGGPRYLARCPPPRNQRPQVFPEDEP; encoded by the coding sequence ATGTCGGTGCACTACACCCTGAATCTGCGCGTCTTCTGGCCCCTGGTGACTGGCCTGTGCACCGCCCTCGTGTGCCTCTACCATGTCCTGCGGGGAAGCGGGGGCGCCCGGACCGAGCCCCCCGAAGGCGCGGACGGCGGCTTCCCGCTGCTCAAGGTGGCCGTCCTGCTGCTCCTCGGCTACATCCTCCTGCGCTGTCGCCACGCTGTCCGGCAGCGCTTCCTGCCGGGGTCTCCCCGCCTGGGGGGCCACTCCGCCTTCTCTCCTAGACACTTACGAGAGCCCAGCCTCGACATCTTGCTGGAGAGTTACTACGAGCACGAGGTGCGCCTGTCGCCGCACGTGCTGGGCCACAGCAAAGCACACGTGAGCCGGATCGTGGGCGAGCTGGTGCGGGCTGGCCGCGCCCGAGGGTCCCCAGGCCCCATCCCCGGGGGAGCGCTGGCCTTGGCCTTCCGCGGAGATTTCATCCAGGTAGGCAGCGCCTACGAGCAGCATAAAATCCGCCGGCCCGACGGCTTCGACGTGCTGGTGCCGCTGCGCCTCCCTCCCCTGGTGGCGCTGGAGCCGCGGAGCCTGGGCGCGGAGCCCGCGCTGGCCCCAGCCTTCCACGGCTGCTTCGTGTGCGCGCTCAAGGCGCCGCCAGGGGCTTCCGGGGGCCACTGGCTCCGGGACTGCAAAGCCTTCGCCGACGGCTTCTGCGTGGATGTGCGCGGGCGGCGCCATCTCTCGGCTCCGCTGGTACTGCGCTGGTTTCAGTCGCACCTGCAGCGCTCCCTGGCCACCGTGCGCTACAGCCTGGAGGGGCGTTGTCGGGTCAGCCTGACCCCAGGCGGCCTGGAGCAGCCCCCCACCCTACACGTCCTGCCCTGCCGCACCGATTACGGCTGCTGCCGCCTTTCCATGGCCGTGCGTCTCATCCCTGCCGTCCACTTGGGCGACAGCGTCTTCCTGGTGGCCCCACCACCGCCACCCTCACCCGTCGGGCCCCTGTCGGAGCTCCCGGGAGGCCTGCGCGCCGATGCACTGTGGGGTGTGAACACGGCGCGCCAGGAGCAGAAGCTGCTGAGCTGGCTGCAGGAAAGGGCCCCTCCAGGTGCCTGCTACCTCAAGTGCCTGCAGTTGCTTAAAGCTCTGCGAGACCTGGGCGCCCGCGGGCTGGACCCGACGGCCGCCACCCAGTGGGGACGCATCCTATCCTCATACGTGCTCAAGACAGTGCTGCTGGCGGCGCTGCTACGCCAGGGGGCTCCCGCACAAGGCTGGGACGAGGCGCACCTGGGCGAGCGCTTGGAAGAGCTAGTACAGTTCCTCAGGGATTGCCTGCTGCGACGCCGTACACTCTTCCACTGCGTCCTGGGCCCTGGAGGGGCGGCCGCCGAGGTGGGCCCACTGCCCAAGGTACTGCGTGAAGCCACCCCGGTTGACCTCCTGGCCACTTTCGACAGGCAGGCCCGGGAACTCGCGGCGGCGCGGCTGCTGTCCACGTGGCGAAGGCTGCCCCAGCTCCTCCGGGCCTATGGGGGTCCCCGCTACCTTGCCAGGTGTCCCCCGCCTCGGAATCAGCGCCCCCAGGTGTTCCCTGAAGATGAACCATAA